CCTGGGTTTCGCCGGTGCGCAAATCGAGCCGAAACACCTGAAACCGCGCCCCTAGGTAGCCCGACTGAAACAGCGCGTAGGCATAGGGCGCCTCGGCGCAGGCAAACCGCAGGTCGAACTCGTTGGGCACGTCTACCTTCGCCTCCCGCGTCAGCTGCAAGTCGCGGTTGAAGTACAGGAAGCGGTAATCGACTTTGAACGAGCTGCTGGGCTCGTTTTCGACGAAGAGCACCACCGTGCTGTCGGGCAAGGGCACCACCTGCACGTCGCTGTAGCTGGGCTCAAGCTTGAGCTCCAGCCGTTTGGGCTGCGTAGGTGCGGGCTGGGCCCACAGGCGCAGCGGCAGCCACAGCAGCAACAACATCAAAGCGCGAGGCATAAGCGGAGGAGTAGGAGTAGGACTGGGGCGGCTTCCTTAAAAATACAACAAAGCCTGGCCAAAACACATACCCCTAGGTGGGTTAGTGCCCCAACTCCAGCAGTACGTCGAACTCGGCAGGTTGCAAGGGCATTACGGATAAACGCGATTGGCGGAGCAGGCTGATTTGCTGCAGGCGCGCATCGGCCTTGATGGCGGCTAAGGATACGGTGCGGGGCAGGCGTTGGTGCGGGCGCAGATCCACGGCTACCCACGGCGTGTTGGGCTCGGCGGTGCGGTCGGGGTAGGCGGCGCGGGCTACTTCGGCCACGCCCACTACTTCTTTGTCGGTAACGCTGTGGTACACGAGCACCAGGTCGCCGGGCTGCATTTGGGTTAAAAAGTTGCGGGCCTGGTGGTTGCGCACGCCGGTCCAGTCGGTTTGGCCGTCGCGCTCCAGGTCGGAAAAGCTATACGCCGAGGGTTCGGATTTAACAAGCCAGTAGTTCAAAGCAGGTGAAAGGAAAAAGGTGACAAGTAACACGCTGCAGGAAACCAGAGCGTGCCAGTCAAAAGTAGCACGAGCCGGGCAACCCGGCCTAGCAAAATCAGTTTCGCCCTGTCACCTGTCACCTGTCACCTGTCACCTGTCACCTGTCACCTTATTTCCTCCTCACTTTCAGCACCTCGTTTTCGAGCGACACGATTTCGAGCTCGTAGTCGGGGTCTTTTTTGTCTTCGAGGCTGATGCGCAGCGTGTTGTCGTTTACGGGCGTCCAGGTGCCTTTGCGGCCCTCAATGCCGTCGGTAGGGGCAATGTCGTACTGCGTAAACAGGCCGTTTTGCTCGAAGGCAAAGCCCGTGCGGCCGCGCGACGGCGGAAAGTTGTAGGTGTTGGGGCGGTACACGCGTACGTCGCCTTGGTCTTCTTCGTGGGCATGCAGCCAGGTGCGGTAGAGCATTTTCAGCTTAAGCTCGGCGGCGCCGGCCGAGTCGTTGCGGCAGGTGCTGGAGAGTAGCAGCACGCACAGGGAAAGAAGCAGGGCAGAGAGTCGCATAGCGGCTAACATACGTAACCTGGGTGGCTTTTGCCGTAAGCTACCTACGCGGGCCAGCGGTTTTGCGTATAGCTTTACTGCTTCAAACGATACTTGCCTTGGAAAACCGCGCCCTCATTCGCGCCTTTCGGCTGATGGCCCAGCTGCTGGAGCTGCACGACGAAAACCCCTTTAAGGTGCGCGCCTACGAAAGCGCCGCCGCTGCCCTGGAGCGCCTCGAGCAGCCCCTGGCCTCGCTCGACCCAAGCGAGTTTACCACCGTGGCGGGCCTGGGTAAAGGTGCCGCTGTGGCGGCGCAGGAGCTGTTGCGCACCGGCACCTTCCCCGAGCTGGCGCGCCTGCAGGCCGCCACACCGCCCGGCGTTATCAGCATGCTGAGCATCAAAGGCTTCGGGCCGAAAAAAATCCGGGTGCTGTGGCGCGAGCTGGGCGTCGAAACCATTGATGCCCTGCGCGAAGCCGCCGAGCAAAACCGCGTGGCTGCGCTCAAAGGCTTTGGGGCCAAAACCCAGGATGCCATTTTGCAGGCGTTGGAGTTTACGGCCCAAAGCCAGGGCAAGCTGCTCATCAGCCAGGGCCAGGCCCTAGGTGCCCAGCTGGTGGCGCTGCTGCAGGAGGCCGTGCGCACCGAGCAAGTAGCCGTGGCCGGCGAGGTGCGCCGCGCCCTGCCGGTGGTTGAAACCGTGCGGGTAGTGGTGGGCACCAACCAGGCCTGGGCCGTGCACGAGGCCCTAGGTGCCGTGGAGGGCTTAGCGGCCGATGAGGCCAACTCGGGCCCGTTTGTGTGGCGCGGCACGGCGCAGGAGTCGGGCGTGAAGGTGGAGGTGCAGATTGCTACCCCCGAGAATTACACCAACTGCCTGTTTCTGCAAACTGGCTCCGATGCTCACCTCACGGCGCCCCTAGGTGCCAAAGCACCGGCGGCCACGCTGCGCCAGCTGGTGCGCCAAACCAAGTTTTTTAGCGAAGCGGCCATTTACGAAAAGGCTGGCCTGCAGTACATCGAGCCCGAAATGCGCGAAGGCGCCGGCGAGATTGAAGAGGCCGCCGCGCACAAGCTGCCCACGCTGCTCACCGAGGCCGATTTGCGCGGCTCTTTGCACAACCACAGCACCTACTCCGACGGCGCCCACTCCTTGCGCCAGATGGCCGAGTTCCTGCGCGACAACGGCTACCAGTACCTCGGCATCTGCGACCATTCGCGCGCCGCGCACTACGCCAACGGCCTCAGCATCGAGCGGGTGGAGCAGCAGCACCAGGAGATTGAGCGCCTCAACCGCGAGCTGGCGCCCTTCCGCATCTTTAAAGGCATCGAGTCGGACATCCTGTCCGATGGCTCGCTCGATTACCCCGACGACGTGCTGGCTTCCTTCGACTTTGTGGTGGCCTCGGTGCACTCGGGGCTGAAGATGGACAAGGAGCGCGCCACCGAGCGCCTGCTGCGCGCCATTGCCAACCCGTACTGCACCATGCTGGGCCACCCCACGGGCCGCCTGCTGCTGCGCCGCGAAGGCTACCCGCTCGATTACGAAGCCATCATCGACGCCTGCGCCGAGCACAACGTGGCCATCGAAATCAACTCCAACCCCTGGCGCCTCGACCTCGACTGGCACTGGGTGCGCTACGCCCTAGGTAAAGGTGTGCGCCTGAGCATCAACCCCGATGCCCACCACACCGATGGCTACGCCGACATGCAATACGGCGTGCAGCAGGGCCGCAAGGGCGGCCTCACGGCGGCCATGACGCTGAATGCCCTGACGGTAGACGAGCTGGCCGCCTATTTCGAGCAGCGCCGCGCGCAGGCCGTTAAGTTTTCAAGCCCCAAACCCGCCGCCCGGAAACCTGCCGACTTCGGCCCGCTGTTCGGCTAAGTAGCGCCGAGTAGCACTCGGCGCTGGCGCTGCGGGCGCCAATTTGGGGCCGCGCCGTGTGGCTTGAATTGCGCAGCCCCGCATGGTCGGCTTTGCCGCCCGCGCCGAGTAGCACTCAGCGCTACGCGCGGGCGGCTACTTACCAACTCCATTAATTATCCGGCAGTGAAGATTTTAGTCCTGCGCTTTTCCTCCATCGGCGACATTGTGCTGACCACGCCCGTGGTGCGCTGCCTGAAGCAGCAAGTGCCCGGGGCGCAGGTGCATTACTGCACCAAACCCGCGTACCGGGGCATGCTCGAGGCCAACCCCTACGTGGATAAAGTGCATTGCCTTACCGGCTCGCTCCGGGAGCTGGTGCGCGAGCTGCAGCAGGAGCAGTTCGATTTCATCGTCGATCTGCACAACAACCTGCGCACCTTCCTGATTAAGCTGCAGCTGGGCCGGCCGAGCGCCAGCTTCAACAAGCTCAACTTCCGGAAGTGGCTGCGCGTGAACCTGAAGTGGGATGTGCTGCCGCGCGTGCACATTGTGCAGCGCTACCTAGGGGCCGCCGCGCCCTTGGGCGTGCACGACGATGGCTGCGGCCTCGACTATTTCATTCCGGCCGATCAGCGCGTTGATGTGGAGCAAACCCTGCCCGCCGATTTCCACAACGGTTACGTAGCGTTTGCTATTGGTGCCCAGCACGCCACCAAGCGCCTGCCCGTGGAGCGCATCATTGAGCTGTGCGGCCAACTGCGCCGCCCCGTGGTGCTCCTGGGTGGCCCCGAAGACGAAAGCACCGGGCACGTGGTAGAGCTGCACTTCGAGCAGCACCCGCCCGGGGAGCAGGCCCAGGCACTGCCGCGCAGCATTCCGGCGTCGCCTTACTACTTCGATAAAACCGCCTTGCCGCCTTCGCGCACCAGCATTTACAATGCCTGCGGCCGGTTTTCGCTGCACCAGTCGGCTTCGTTGCTGAAGCAGGCGCAGCTCGTAATCAGCCACGATACCGGCCTGATGCACATTGCCGCCGCTTTCCGGAAGGAGATTTTCAGCGTGTGGGGCAATACCGTGCCCGAGTTTGGCATGTACCCCTACCGCACCGAGTTTAAGGTGCTGGAAGTGGAAGGGCTGGCTTGCCGGCCGTGCTCCAAAATCGGGTACGAAAAGTGCCCGCAAGGCCATTTTCGCTGCATGCGCGACATCCGGTTCGATTTGGACCTGCCACCCGCGCGCGACGCCCGTTAAGCTTTAGCCGCAGAGTCAAAGCCCACCCAGGTAGCCTGGGTGGGCTTTTTTGTGCCGGGTGGCAGCAGGTTTGTCGCTGGCAACGTAGTTAGGCAAGCAACGCCTCGCCCAAACGTGTTGCCCAACCCGTTGCCGCATAATGACTGAAACCACACCCGCTACCAACCAACCGCAGCCCACCGACCACACCGTGCTGGTGCGCGTAGGCGCCGATGCGCTGCTTGCCGATGTACAAGCCGGTCGCCATACCTTCATCATCGACGAGCCCGTAGCCATTGGCGGCCACGACCGCGGCCCCACGCCCTACGATATGCTGCTTTCGGCCCTGGGCGCCTGCACTGCCATTACGCTGCGCCTGTATGCCAACCAAAAGCAGTGGCCGCTCGAAGCCGTAGAGGTGCGCCTTTCGCACGGGCGCGTGCACAAGCTCGATTGCGAACAATGCGAACAGGAGGCCGGCGGAATGCTGGAGGTGGTACGCAAGGAGTTGCGCCTGCTGGGCCCTTTAACCGCCGAGCAACGCCAGCGACTGGAGGCAATTTCGGCCAAGTGCCCCGTGCAGAAAACCCTCGGCAAAAGCATGCGCATCGAAACCACCCTGGTGCCGGCCGACGCTTGGGTGTAGCCCTAGGTAAGCTGCCGGACAAAGCCGCAGAGGAGCAGCTATTGAATTATCGGGGCAGCAGTTTCCTGCTTAAGCCGCGCTTATACGAGCGCCCTTGGAAATTTCCGCGCCTATGCACCTAAGCACAAAACGGTAGCCATTCTGTCGGCTAGGCGGTGTTCTCAATTAACCAGCGGGCAAGGATGCCGTAGCAGGTTAATTTGAGGCTATGAACGCAGACCGCACCTTGTTGAGTGATGCCGAGTGGGCCCTGTTGGCCCCGTTGCTGCCGGGCCGGGTGGGCACGCGCGGGGTGACAGCCGCGGACAACCGGCGCTTCGTGGAGGCCGTGCTTTGGGTAGGCCGCACCGGGCTGCCCTGGCGCGATTTGCCGCCGCACCTGGGCCAGTGGCACCGGGTGTTCGTGCGCTTCGCGCGCTGGCGGCAGGGCGGCGTGTGGGCGCGGGTCTTGGCCACCTTGCAAGCCCGGGGCCGCGCCGTGGCCAGCCCGCGCAGCCGGCAGGTGCAAGTGGACTCGACCACGGTGCGGGCGCACCAGCACGCGGCCGGAGCGCGCAAAAAACGGCCCGCAGGCGCTGGGGCGTAGCCGCGGCGGCTTCTCCACCAAGCTGCATTTGGCCGGCGACGCCGGCGGCTACCCGCTGGGCTTCGTCCTGACGGCCGGCCAGGCCGGCGACGCGCCGCAAGCCGCCGCCCTGCTGGCCCCGCACCTGGCGCCGGGCCGCCTCGTGCTGGCCGACGCGGCCTACGACGCCGACGCGCTGCGCGCCCAAATCAGCACTTCCGGCGCCGTAGCCGTGATTCCGCCCACGCCCAACCGCCGTCAGCCCCCGCCGCTGGACCGCGCCGCCTACCGCGACCGAAACCAAATCGAGCGCCTTGTCAACCGCCTTAAGCAGCACCGCCGCATCGCCACCCGCTACGACAAACGCGCCGACAGCTACCTCGCCTTTGTCTACGCCAGAGCCATGTTGATGTGGCTTAAATGAGAACACGGCCTAGCGCAACCATGCAGCTACGCCCCAACGAGGCAAAGTACATAAGCGCCGACAACACCGCGATATAGAGCAGAAAGGTGGCGTTGGTTTTCAAGGTGAAATTTACTCGTGCTTACTGCGCCGCAGCCAGCAGTGCGGCCACACCGTGGAGTTTCAGGATGTAACGCAAACCAACGCGTTGCTGGCTAAGCAAAGCATCAACTAAGCAGCGGCCGTGTTGCTGTTAGCCGTACCCAAAGTAAGCAGCGCTGCAACAGCAACAATGCTAAGCGAAACGCCTTCTAGGGCTTGTAGAGCGGGGTTTTTACGGCACCTTTGCGGCGCATTTTCGCAGGCCCATTGTGGGCAACACATTTATGCCGATTACCTCCATTGCTTTCGCGGAGCTGCCCGCCGCTATGCAAACCACCCTAGGGCAACTGGCACACGCCGAGTTCGGGCACGTGCCTATTGTGCAACAGTACCAGTGGGCCACGCCCGATTGGTCGATGCTGTTGCACGACGACCAAGGCCAGCTGCTGGCCTTCTACAACCTGGTGCTGCGCACCGCCACCTTCGATGGGCACCCCGTGCGGTTAGCGGGCCTCAACAACGTAATTACGCCGCCCGCTTTTCGCGGCCGTGGCTTTGCCAAGCAACTGCTGCTGGCCACCGAGCCGCAGTGGTGGGAGCCGCTGGGCGCTCAACACGGTCTGCTGGTGTGCGCCGATCACATGCTGCCGTATTACCGCAAGCTGGGCTGGTACTCAGTTGAGGCCGCTCTGTACTTCAGCCAGCCCGATGGGCAGCGCCACCGCTTCGAGTCGAACGTGATGCTGCGCAGCCCCAGTGCCCTGCAAGTGAATCCCGCCGAAATCGACCTAGGCGGTTTGCCCTGGTAGTTGGCAGGCATAACCACCCGTCAACAAAAAAGCCCGGCTGCCACTGGCAGCCGGGCTTTTTGTTGACCTAGGACGGGTGCTGGTTTAGCCCAACTGCCCGAAGCCGCAGTAGCGGTGCAGCACCTCGGGCAGGCGAATGGTGCCGTCGGCTTGCTGGTTGTTCTCGAGCAACGCGGCCACGATGCGCGGCAGGGCCAAGGCCGAGCCGTTGAGCGTGTGCAGCAGCTGCGTTTTGTTGTTTTCGTCGCGGTAACGCAGCTTCAGGCGGTTGGCCTGGTAGGTTTCGAAGTTCGAGCACGACGATACCTCCAGCCAGCGCTGCTGTGCCGCCGACCACACCTCCAGGTCGTAGGTAAGGGCCGAAGTGAAGCCCATGTCACCGCCGCACAGGCGCAGCACGCGGTAGGGCAGCTCCAGCTTCTGCAGCAGCTGCTCGATGTGACCCAGCATGCGCTCCAGCGTTTGGTAAGAGCGCTCCGGCAGGTCGATTTCCACAATCTCAACCTTATCGAACTGGTGCAGGCGGTTGAGGCCGCGCACGTGCGCGCCCCACGAGCCCGCCTCGCGGCGGAAGCAGGGCGTGTAGCCGGCGTTGCGGATCGGCAGGCGCTCCGCCGCGATGATTTCGTCGCGGTAGAGGTTGGTGATGGGCACCTCCGCCGTCGGAATCAGGTACAGGTCGTCGGCGGTGGCGTGGTACATCTGGCCCTCCTTGTCGGGCAGTTGGCCCGTGCCGTAGCCCGAAGCCTCGTTGATGAGGATGGGCGGCTGCATTTCAGTGTAGCCTGCGGCCATGGCTTCATCCAGGAAGAAGTTGATGAGTGCACGCTGCAGGCGGGCGCCCTGGCCTTTGTACACCGGGAAACCGGCGCCCGTAATCTTATTGCCCAGCTCAAAATCGATGATGTCGAGCTTCTTGATCAAATCCCAGTGGGGGAGGGCGGTGCCGGGCAGCTCGGGTTTGTTGCCTACTTCGCGCACCACCTCGTTGTCGTCGGCCGAGCGGCCGGCCGGCACGCTCGCGTGCGGCACGTTCGGAATGCGGTACAGCGCGTCCTGCAGCTCCTTCTCCACGCCGGTTAGCTCCTCGGCGGCCGATTTGGTTTGTTGCTTCAGGGCAGCGGTGCGGCTTTTCAGCTCCTCGGCCCCGGCTTTGTCGCCGCCCTTCATCAGCGCGCCGATTTGCTGGGCCAGCTTGTTGGCTTCGGCCTGCGCGGCGTCGTGCTCGGTTTGCAGCTGGCGGCGGCGCTGATCCAGCTCCAGCACGCGCTGCAACTCGGCCTCGGCGTTGGGGAAATTCCTTTTGGTGAGCCCGGCCAATACCCGGTCGGTTTGTTCTTTCAGGACGGAAACTTGCAGCATACTTCGGCGACAATACGCGTGGAAACGCGGCAAAAGTAGCGGTTTTCGGCCGCTGCCGGCAGCTCTTTTGTTGGGCTGCTGAGCGCCGGCACCTAAGGAAGAGCCAATCGCAGCCCGTCCGGAACTAAGCCAATCTGCGAAAAGTTAAATTCTCGAGCACGGTTTATAAAATCGATGCATCCTATTGGCCCTTTTGGCCGTATTGCGTAACATTGCGAAAGCAAGCCGGCGTGTGATGCCGGGCCCAGCCCTAGGTGGTTTCCGGCCCGATTGGTTCCAGCGCCCAGAGTCTCCAGCTTTTCTGACATCCTGCCCGCGCTTTTGCGCTGCTTATCTGTAGGGTTTGTGCCGTGGCAGCTCGCCAAAGGGCCGCGGCGGCATTTGCCGGGCATCTCCACCCCGATTTCTCTCCCTCCCGTACCCATTTATGTACACTATTGACGAGCTCAAGGACCGGTTGTTGTCCGAGCTGAAGGAAATAGCCGAATCCCTTAACGTGGGCAATTTCCGCCGCCTGAGCAAGCAGGACCTTATCTACAAGATTCTGGATCAGCAAGCTATAACGCCGCCCGATAAAATGCCCACTAAACGGGCTCCGTTGGCCGAAACCGTTGAGGCCGCTCCAGCCGCGAATGGCGCTGTTGCGCCTGCCGTAGCCGCCCCTGCGGGCCGCCCCGAGCGCCGTGGTGGCCGCAACGCCGCTCCGGCCCCTGCCCCGGTGGTGGCCGAAGCGCCCGTAGCCGAGGCTGCCGGGGCCGAAGCACCCGTTGCTGAGGCCCCGGCTGTTGAGGTATCGGTGGGCAACGGCCGCGCCGCACGCGGCAACCAGCGCGGTGGCCGCGGCCGCCGCAACGACCAGCCGGTAGCTGCTGCCGCCCCCGACGAAGAGGGCAACGCTCCGGCCGCTCCGCTGCCGCCGGTAGAGGCGCCGGCCATTAACGAGCCGGTAATCACCCAGCCGATTCCCGAAATTCAGCAGCCTGCCGAGGCGCCCGCCCCGCGCCCCGCCGAGGAGCAGCCCCGCGAGCAGCGCCCCGTGCGCTTTGTGGTGCCGCAACCCGGCCGCGAGCCGCGCGAAATTCGCCCGGCCGATTACCGCCGCGATGCGCCGCGCCCCAACCGCAACGACCCCCGCGAGCCGCGCCCCGCACCGCAGGGCACGCCCGAGCAGGCACCGCAAGCACCGCGCCCCCTAGGTGAGCAGCCGCGTCCGCTCAACGGGCAGGCCCAGCCGCCGCGCGACGAACGCGACGTGCGCGAACCGCGGGAGCCCCGCGAAATGCGTGATGGCCGCGAGGGGCGCGAACCGCGCGACCGTGACCAGCGCCGCGAAGACCGCTTTAACCGCGAAGGCCGCGAAGGCCGCCAACCGCAGCAAGGCCAGCGCCCTGCTGGCGAGCAGCCCCAGCAGCGCCAGCCGCAGCTGCCCCGCGTCGAATCGTTGGATATTACCATTCCGAGCGAAGGTGCTCTGGAGATGATGCCCGACGGTGGCTATGGCTTCCTTCGTTCGCCGTACTACAATTACCTGGCCTCGCCCGACGACATTTACGTGTCGCCGCAGCAGGTGAAGCAGTACTCGCTGAAAGCAGGCGACACTGTGAAGTGCACCGTGCGCCCGCCCAAAGAAGGCGAAAAGTACTATGCACTGGTAACGGTGGAAAGCGTAAACGGCCGCTCGGTGGAAGACGTGCGCGACCGGATTTCCTTCTCGCACCTTACGCCGCTGTTTGCCGAGGAACGCCTCAAGCTGAGCACTTCGCCTTCGCAGTACAGCACCCGTATTTTGGATTTGTTTGCCCCCATCGGCAAAGGCCAACGCGGCCTGATTGTGGCGCAGCCCAAAGTGGGTAAAACCGTACTGCTGCAGGAAATTGCCAACTCTATTGCCGAGAACCACCCCGAGGTGTACCTGATGATTTTGCTCATCGACGAACGCCCCGAGGAAGTAACCGAGATGCAGCGCACGGTGAAAGCCGAAGTGCTCAGCTCGACCTTCGACGAAACAGCCGACCGCCACGTGAAAATCGCCGGCATGGCTCTCGACAAGGCCAAGCGCCTCGTCGAGTGCGGCCACGATGTCGTAATCCTGCTCGACTCGATTACGCGCCTGGCCCGCGCCTACAACACGGTGCAGCCTTCGTCGAGCCGCATCCTGTCGGGTGGTATCGATGCTGGCGCTCTGCAGAAGCCCAAGCGCTTCTTTGGTGCTGCTCGCAACGTGGAAAACGGCGGTTCGCTCACCATCATTGCCACGGCCCTGACGGACACCGGCTCGAAGATGGATGAAGTAATCTTCGAAGAGTTCAAGGGTACCGGCAACATGGAGCTCCAGCTCGACCGCAAGCTGGCCAACAAGCGCATCTTCCCGGCCATAGACGTGCCGGCTTCGGGCACCCGCCGCGAAGACCTGCTGATGGGCAAGGAAGAGCTCAGCCGCGTGTGGGTTCTGCGCAAGTTCATGTCCGACATGACCTCGACCGAGGCCATGGAGTTCCTGAAGGACCGCATGAAAGGCACCCGCGACAACATGGAGTTCTTGGTGTCGATGAACGGCTAAACATCGTTCATCAAGCCCAACAAAAAAGCCCCGCCGTGCTGGCGGGGCTTTTTTGTTGGGCCTTAACCTAGGGCAGGTTAGTCCTGCTTGAAGAACTTCTGCACTGAACGCTGACCACCGGTGCTGACTTCGAAGAAGTACACGCCGGCGCGCAGCGAGGAAACATCAACCGACGAGCTGGCCTGAGCCGAACCTTTCTTCATCAGCTGGCCTACCGAGTTCACGATGCGCCACTGCAGCTCGCCGCCGGCATACTCAAATCCGAGTTGGCTGGTGGCGGGGTTCGGCGTTAGGTACACCTGCTGGGTGTTGTTACGAACTACCACCACTTGCGAGTAGGTAGCAGTGCCGTCGAAGTCAACCTGGCGCAGGCGGTAGTAGCTGGTGCCGGTTAGCGGCTTTGCATCGGTAGCGGTGTAGCTAGAGGCAGTGGTAGTGTTGCCCTTGCCGCGTACCGTTGCAACCAGGGCGAACTGGCTGCCATCGGCGCTGCGCTCAACTTCGAAACGGTCGTTGTTTTTTTCTTGTGCGGTGGCCCAAGAGAGCAACACCCGATTGGTTTGGCGAGTACCCGAAAATGAAGTCAGCTCTACTGGCAAAGTCAAACTGCTGGTAGCAATAAAATCATCAATAGCCCAAATTTCGTTGTTTTCGTTGTTAAATGTAGTAATACGAATAATTACGTCAGCAAAACCGTTGACCGGAATACCCGTAATTGATACTCGGACTGTAGCAAAGCCCGTAGTTGTTTGGTCTTGCGGCGCCACAAATTCCGTGGCGGTAGTAGGAGGGGCTGTTACGTTGAAAGTAGTTGCTGCAATCCCGGTGGCATCGTAGTTCCAGGCCGATTCGGCTGGCTGCCCGTTATTTCGTGCTAGGCCACCTGTCACCTGCAATACCGGGGCAAATGAACTCCCGTTGTTGGTACTGATTTCAACCAGAACGTAATCACCACGGTCTAGGCCTTGGTTAGGTTGGGTAGCCAGCGCAGCCAAACGGAATTCAAACGCGTTACCTGTAGCATTGCCCCGGTAACGCAAATTTTGAAAAGTAAGTTGTTGGGTTAGCGGTTGCCCGCTTGTGTTGAGAGCTGCCCAAGCGCTACTGCCGGAGCGGTGGTAAGGAGTGTTGCGGGGAGTGCCATTTTGCGGGGTGGACGTGTTAGTTGCTATCGTAACCCCTACTGAAGTATATGGCAATTCAGTAGTGCTCGATTCAAATCCTTGCGTGGCTTGGGTTTGTGCAAGAGCTGACGAGCCTGTAAGTATAGCTATGCCGAGTATACTCGTAGCAACTTTCATAGCCTTGAATGTGTATAAATGAGACATGTGCAAAAGGTGTAAGGGGTTCATTCAGATCTAAAGTTATTTGAATAATCAAAAAAACATGCACTTTATTTTTATATATAAGGTTCGAGAATTGTATTTTGATGATATGCAACTATATGGAATCTATTTAAATATTGTGTGATATTGTACAAAAACGCGTATGTACTTTCTAAATTTTGATTCACAGAGGTCGAAATCCTAAGTGGTATTAACGCCAAGGCGACGTCTACAGCTATGGAAGCTGATTTTGGGTAAGTTGTTCTAGCCGTTCAACTTTGCACCATGCAACAGAACCAACTGCCCAATACCCAACTCCTTTACATCTTCGACCCGCTTTGCGGCTGGTGCTACGGCATGAGCCCCGTGGTGAAGCGCTTGGCCGAAGAGTACGCCGAACGAGTGCCTTTCACGGCGCTAAGCGGGGGTATGGTGGTGGGAGAGGATGTGGAGCCCATCGGCAAAAGTTGGAGCTACATCAGCCAAGCTCTTGAGCAGGTGGAGCGGGTAACGGGTGTAGAGTTCGGCAACGCTTTCCGCGAGTTGGGCGCAGAAGGCAGCTACATGAACAACTCGGAGCCGCCCAGCCGCGCCCTTATGGCCTTTAAACAGCTCGATCCTTTGAACCGCGAAGTGGCCTTTGCTCACGACATCCAGCATGCCCACTTTGCCGAGGGCCGCGACCTGAACGCCCCGGAAACCTACGAGCAACTGGCCCGGGCCTACAGCCTCGATGCAGCCGAGTTCAGGCGGTGGTGGGAAAGCGACGCCACCCGCGAGGCCACGCGGCACGAGTTTGATATGGTGCGCCAGTTGGGCGTGCAAGGCTTCCCGACGCTGGTGTTGGTACACGGGCATCAAGGCTATGTGCTCACGCGCGGCTACCAACCCTACGAGGATCTTAAAGCTGGCCTGGAGCAGTTGCTAGGCGAGCTAACGCAGCAATAGGCCGCATCACTCCCGACCCCGCCGCGGGCCCTAGGCACCTAGGGCCCGCGGCGGGGTCGGGAGCTAAAAGCGGGGCCTAACCACCAAACGATGCGTAGCG
The sequence above is drawn from the Hymenobacter sp. YIM 151858-1 genome and encodes:
- the rho gene encoding transcription termination factor Rho → MYTIDELKDRLLSELKEIAESLNVGNFRRLSKQDLIYKILDQQAITPPDKMPTKRAPLAETVEAAPAANGAVAPAVAAPAGRPERRGGRNAAPAPAPVVAEAPVAEAAGAEAPVAEAPAVEVSVGNGRAARGNQRGGRGRRNDQPVAAAAPDEEGNAPAAPLPPVEAPAINEPVITQPIPEIQQPAEAPAPRPAEEQPREQRPVRFVVPQPGREPREIRPADYRRDAPRPNRNDPREPRPAPQGTPEQAPQAPRPLGEQPRPLNGQAQPPRDERDVREPREPREMRDGREGREPRDRDQRREDRFNREGREGRQPQQGQRPAGEQPQQRQPQLPRVESLDITIPSEGALEMMPDGGYGFLRSPYYNYLASPDDIYVSPQQVKQYSLKAGDTVKCTVRPPKEGEKYYALVTVESVNGRSVEDVRDRISFSHLTPLFAEERLKLSTSPSQYSTRILDLFAPIGKGQRGLIVAQPKVGKTVLLQEIANSIAENHPEVYLMILLIDERPEEVTEMQRTVKAEVLSSTFDETADRHVKIAGMALDKAKRLVECGHDVVILLDSITRLARAYNTVQPSSSRILSGGIDAGALQKPKRFFGAARNVENGGSLTIIATALTDTGSKMDEVIFEEFKGTGNMELQLDRKLANKRIFPAIDVPASGTRREDLLMGKEELSRVWVLRKFMSDMTSTEAMEFLKDRMKGTRDNMEFLVSMNG
- a CDS encoding T9SS type A sorting domain-containing protein gives rise to the protein MKVATSILGIAILTGSSALAQTQATQGFESSTTELPYTSVGVTIATNTSTPQNGTPRNTPYHRSGSSAWAALNTSGQPLTQQLTFQNLRYRGNATGNAFEFRLAALATQPNQGLDRGDYVLVEISTNNGSSFAPVLQVTGGLARNNGQPAESAWNYDATGIAATTFNVTAPPTTATEFVAPQDQTTTGFATVRVSITGIPVNGFADVIIRITTFNNENNEIWAIDDFIATSSLTLPVELTSFSGTRQTNRVLLSWATAQEKNNDRFEVERSADGSQFALVATVRGKGNTTTASSYTATDAKPLTGTSYYRLRQVDFDGTATYSQVVVVRNNTQQVYLTPNPATSQLGFEYAGGELQWRIVNSVGQLMKKGSAQASSSVDVSSLRAGVYFFEVSTGGQRSVQKFFKQD
- a CDS encoding DsbA family protein — protein: MQQNQLPNTQLLYIFDPLCGWCYGMSPVVKRLAEEYAERVPFTALSGGMVVGEDVEPIGKSWSYISQALEQVERVTGVEFGNAFRELGAEGSYMNNSEPPSRALMAFKQLDPLNREVAFAHDIQHAHFAEGRDLNAPETYEQLARAYSLDAAEFRRWWESDATREATRHEFDMVRQLGVQGFPTLVLVHGHQGYVLTRGYQPYEDLKAGLEQLLGELTQQ